The sequence below is a genomic window from Andrena cerasifolii isolate SP2316 chromosome 6, iyAndCera1_principal, whole genome shotgun sequence.
gtggggtgggggtgtggaccctaagtctaaaattgtaacttcggCTACTTattagttttcaaaatattaataaaaagttattttaaatttaaaaaaaaaaattttaacgtagGTGCTGGGTTCGGGACCACGCGAAACCGAACACTATTCGGAGTAACACTTGGGATTTttgtgaaacttggatatgtgtagtatttcaaaggattttttcaaaattttcaaaattgtggaaattgactttctttcattaaattataactgtttaactaagagacagataagaatgagcttttgggtgctcACACTGGAGAAGTAAgagtatctaataaaaattatgtcacttaaaaaaaaaaacaaattttagaccatttatgctgcaattgttttaaacaaactcaattttatactagcagggcactatttacacatttgaaaaaatgaggatataacCCTACCTGtgctctttacggacacgttttcaGAAAAGCGaacactttaaaattggtcgcatgaaaattaattgaatgtaacgctgcgtcgcTCAGCAACGGCTCGACTGGCTGAGCCGTGCGTGCTacaatattgaactatctatttctttcattcccaatcttgcgtggccttgaaagTTATAGTATACactatggttgaatttgtcttgacagtcactttcatatcgggtaatcaaatatgtagcattccatttaaaaatctgaaagtcACCTTCGGTTCACGGAAAATATCGCGAACACCAAAAGTTGACACaccgtattatgttgggtataaaaaatagtaaaagtttacctgtttcaatttttttcaaatacttaccatttgcGAGAACCCTATATAACAATATTAGGTATAGCCGTTTGGCCGCTGCTAGTACCGTACGGCTTAGCCAGTCCAGCCGGCATTGGGCGACGCAGCAtcacattcaattaaatttCATGCGACAAATTTTTATGTGTCCGCGTTTGTaaaaacgtgtccgtaaagtAGAGGTATACCCTCATTCTTTTCAAATGTGAAAATAATGCCCTGTTAGTATAAGATTgagtttgtttaaaacaattgcagcataaatggtctaaaatttgtttttttcttaagtgacataatttttattaggtactcttactTCCCCAGTGTgagcacccaaaagctcattcttatctgtctcttagttcaacagttataatttaatgaaagaaagtcaatttccacaatttttaaaattttgaaaaatcctttgaaatactacacatatccaagtttcacaaAAATCCCAAATGTTGTCCGAATAGTGTCCgaattcgcgtggaatgacccaggaTTGAAATGCGAAAAGTATTCTTTTCACACGCGGTCAAGTGCACGCGTGCCTGTATACTCACACAGCCGCGTATCGCAACGCAGACATGTCTGCTTGTGGCTGCCTTCGCTTGCCAGTAGCGGAGACGGTTGTGCAAATGTGTGCGTGTGAAAAGAAAACGGGCCAAATGTGCATTTCCTTCGGTTTGCGTAGCGAGGGAATCACGTTGTCTAAGAGGAACATTTGTATCACGTTACGTCCCTTTTTGTATCATCAAGGTATATGGTGTTCACTATAGAATGGTGTTCAcagtaatgcaataataataataataataatttcataaataaagcatattttatattttagagATTTTACTGCACATCTTCTTTTACTATGCTTGCTTTTCTTTTCTGctgtatgtttttcttatttctatgtaTGTACCACGTGTTACTGATTATTGACTCTTTACGTGCAGGCAACGATTGAAGAACGTAGCGTGCCTCACGGTAAATCAGGGTGCCGTGGCAGCAGCAGGTACCTCGTACGAAACACTTCCAAATACATCTGCTGCGGATAATTTTCCTACGGACAGAATATACGAAGAAGACGCAGGAAATTTTGAAGATGTCCCAATTATCGAAGAAATTATAGAAGAAGTATATTTCGATACTGACAAAGAAGAAATTGTGGAAGAAGTATATTTCGATACGGACGAAGAAGAAATTATAGAAGAAGTAAATTTCGACAAAGACGAAGAAGTACTGAAATCGGTGCCGGAAGATAATGAGCTGCCAGTTAGCGATGAGATACCTTCTGTAACAGAcatcaacgaagaaacgaatgaaGATGTTGGAAGTAATGCCGATTACTGGGTGGTGGAGAATGCAGAATCAGAACAGCCGAAAAACCCAGTTTTAGAAGGAATAGACTTCGTTGATTTTCCGCGTGATttcgaacaaataaaaaatcttgaaaaacattcgaatactgGCTGTGGTatcaaacattttgaaatagttagatgtcaacggaatggattagaaaatgtgtattatgtagagtgcaaaatgtgcaaatacacaGAGCGCATATCCTGTCTTCGGAAGAGTGATACCACTATGGATATTAACCGCGCCGCTGTTGCCACAACAATGATGGCGGACAgtggatctagagacgcggtagtgtctcgacgccaagtacatgttcgacaccctgtatatggcgactgtcgctaccgctatcatttactcgtcgtcgggctattccaacctaacctgaaacttatttcattaatatctcatcacgcctgcaatatttcctaaatttaatggtattttctgatgtaaaccacatataagcttttgaataagaccaaattaaaaaaaatcggtccacgcatgacagacatatcgtaatatcatgtcATGTATCTGTCAGAACCGGTCAGATTTTTCTCatgattctgattcttcttctccagtcaaatttttcgtcaacataatacgtatacgcgttacacacacaccttcagccaaaaaaaaaccaacacatgtttcgttcgtaaATTGCTATctccactatgcaatctactccaaattttgacagcttaccgtcaagttataaccaagttataaatgtgtttttacaaatatgtatggTTGTACCagtgaattgcaaccaaaatgcagtctcaaacacaaggtaagttgccgaaattagaAATGCGACACGTTTGAATTTCCTTCACAATTGACAGAAGCAGTTCAGTATCACGAACGAATAACGGATATTCAAGAAGCGCCTGATTATATATAGGAAGAAATTGAATAGAATATGTTGAATACTGTAGAACAAGAAGAAAATGACCAATACAATCACCCATTAGAGTGTGTCCCCGTTGAAACTGTTGGTGCcataaaagattttaaagacGCAGGAAACAAATTTGACTGTGGTGATCTTCAAGAAATGATTTCGGAATTGCACCATGAACAGAAGCGGATATTTGATAAAGTTACTAAGTCCTTGACGTCTAACGATAACATTCTCAGGCTTTATGTGAGTGGAGAAGGTGGCactgtattttgaataaaatatttattcgtattaaaatatttatttgtataaaaatatatctgcttaatattatttaatacatttttttctttgtataactagccattgtgataattggtgCCATAGTTGTATAtgattagttttgtaaagatattatttttggacaatgtttttaaatgggattctttttgataggattaaaatgtccgcgttatgaataatggaatgtatgattaatatgtacttgcagctgattttgatttcacatcttttttttatattgtaattattattaccttctactttttgtgatactcttttttgtcctcgactttttcatgtacttggcgtaatttttttgtggagatttcacacatATTGTAGTGTTTATAATGGATATtcttttgtttaaatatattgtattgtcatccaaactacgcatgcctgcaaagcttcaagactatcggattggtggaattggtttaaatttttttttagatatgaaaccaaacatacaagaagcaaacagaggatcgaagctgaataaaatcatttaattaatataatactatgtcacaataattttttttctgacacAGATCACACTTTATCATCCTCTGCTTCGattatatgaaaatatgtaaaatccacattttagttacaacataatgtagaacttatatagaaaaagagtggccctttgctatagtaagtgtagaaaCTACAAAATGAATCCAAAGGAGGTGAGAGcatatggcagaaagtcttgttgcattcagcgaaaatgaacgaagtgatccaatatttttaacgaaccatttattggtgttggaatacgaaaatttagtatgtttattggtgcatggaaataaatattgttaatgggaaactaattaaattaatgaatagcgtggaaactactgtggattttaaactattacgaatatctttcacaaaagattgaaaactatcaagggagatgcgtttcagcgtactttcttcactaatgtgacttgctctacattgcaagcagtccaccatataatctattttcttaataattcttaatgctatgtcttttgacaaattttgtcgatttaccttatttgacaaatttccagaaacttgtgcgaaacaagatgcttctctgttgaaccttctccggacgGCTTCCAAGTCTGCAactctacataagaaatctattaaaacagttttggcgacttaccttgttaattgagacaataattcagtctcctatgtagagtaaaaaactcgtgacatttcaaatttggacaacttaccttatttgacatttgacaggttatgatggattgacacttggtatatacataggtatatatgtacaatgactgacgacgatccctgccgaatggtcCCAAGAGTCGACGAATTGACGAAAGAGGCATGTGTTAGTctttcttttggctgaaggtgtaaGTGTAACGCGTATATAGTGCCTCTCCGAGCTATAGTAACTTAGGTGTGAATTCCCTCAGCGGGTTCTtaaccgacaccctgctgggtactggccgctaaacgtgcccctctaccacctcttgcaggactgtatttagagaagaccaggacaaaaccgggctCCTAAcaggaaataaaacagaaattgaagatacggtttatcattattaaaagacatcaattaagttTTGCTACtagctattaaaaattgtctcgtattaaatccaaatacattttagtaaggtatatgtactgtattagaacagtagtggagaatttatgaatcaatataataattatgtaggaattaattaaaatttaccatttaatattttcttatacgATACGTTaaacttcttctcctccttgctcttcttcgtcttctccttcttcttcttcttcttcagtatcatcgtcactatttattataaaatttgtaaaattgtacTACAAATTTCGTTGAACATATTCGTCTTCAATTCTTATAACTTTATTAATGGCTCTTTTCCAATGCACTGCTTCAATATTGTTCACTTTTTGCTGTATCAGTTCTATAACTCTGTTGtcgaattttggaaatttattgtgccgcctaacatttttttttagttttccccATATTATTTCAATTGGGTTGAATATACAAAAGTATGGCGGCAGCCTCAAAACGGTGTGTCCATATGCCTTTGCAATTTCATCTATTACAtatgttttattaaatgtttttgttttcaaaatttctagTAATTCCTTTTTTGTGTACGTTTCTTCGTAGTATAAGTCATGTGTATGTAGAAAGTTTTGTATTTCCAACTTTGTGCTGCTAGTGTTAGGGATTTTTTCATAAATTCGGGAATGATATGGTGCATTGTCTATTATAATCGCACTACttggttttaaatttggaaTTAGTTGTTTCTCAAACCACTTTTCAAAAACCGCGGAGTCCATGTTCTTATGGTAATCTATGttacaattttcaatattttgccaCACAGTTTCAGGGCACCATGCACCCACCCATCTTCACTTCCACAGTGCAAAATTACCAATCGCTGCCTTTTATTTGGTGGCATACGGACAACA
It includes:
- the LOC143370500 gene encoding uncharacterized protein LOC143370500 translates to MESKKEDADTRNKRYLKGDAKVKQPTLSAKRLFKNRKCRERQRLKNVACLTVNQGAVAAAGTSYETLPNTSAADNFPTDRIYEEDAGNFEDVPIIEEIIEEVYFDTDKEEIVEEVYFDTDEEEIIEEVNFDKDEEVLKSVPEDNELPVSDEIPSVTDINEETNEDVGSNADYWVVENAESEQPKNPVLEGIDFVDFPRDFEQIKNLEKHSNTGCGIKHFEIVRCQRNGLENVYYVECKMCKYTERISCLRKSDTTMDINRAAVATTMMADSGSRDAVVSRRQVHVRHPVYGDCRYRYHLLVVGLFQPNLKLISLISHHACNIS